A region of the Halalkalibaculum roseum genome:
TGTAACGATACCATTTTGTTTTCCGTGTCAGTTATATAAGTCAGCAACCTATCCATTCAGTTTGACTCTATCACTCTAATAGATACGAACAATTTTTGTGAGAGCATGAACTTTACTACCTTCTCGCACTGAATTCGAACCCTCAAAATTTTATGGATGCCGGCAAAACAACAACATAATCAAAATAGAGCTCTGCTTATTGTCGGTATCATTCTTATAGCTATCAACCTGCGTCCGGCACTCGCCGGTGTTGGTCCATTGATCAGTGCCATCCGTGATACAACCGGTTTGTCAAATACTATGCTGGGGCTGCTCACCACTCTTCCACTTCTTGCCTTCGGAGTGGTTTCCATGTTCACCTCGATATTCACCAGGCGAATGGGCATTGAGGGGACCATTGCCTTGGCACTCTCATTATTGACTATAGGAATCAGTTTACGAGTTATTCCTTCCGATTTAGCCCTGTTTGGAGGAACACTATTGCTAGGTATCGGTATTGCTTTTGGCAATGTACTATTACCCAGCCTGGTAAAAAGAGATTTCCCGGAAAAGACGGGATTGATGACCAGCCTCTATTCAAGTATGCTAGGTGTGGGAGCCGCACTGGCAGCCGGAGTAAGCGTACCATTGGCAAAAGACCTCAATCTGGGATGGCACTGGTCACTGGGTGTTTGGGCATTGCTATCGCTGGCTGCTCTGCTGATATGGTTGCCCCAGCTAAACCGGCAGACCAAGCCGAAACACGCCAAAACATTTTTAGAATCAATCAGTGATTTGGGCCAATCCAAACTGGCCTGGAATGTAGCTCTTTTCATGGGATTGCAGTCACTGGCTTTCTATGTGGTTCTGGCTTGGTTGCCTGAAATTCTGCAGGACCGGGGTATTGATGAAAATACAGCCGGATGGCTTTTGTCTCTTTCTCAGGGAACAGGTGTATTAGGTACACTCATTGTACCGATCTGGGCTGAAAAAATCGGTGATCAGCGTAAACTGGTATGGTACCTGGTTATTCTTGAGATGGTGAGCATAGCCGGACTCATGCTTCCTGAATCTTTCCTGGTAGGACTCTGGGCTTCCTTAATAGGATTTTCTCTTGGCGGAAGTTTTGGTCTTGCCCTATTGTTTATCGTAATGCGAACACATGATACCGAAACGGCCACTGAACTCTCAGGAATGGCACAATCTATAGGGTATCTGCTGGCTGCGACCGGCCCTACCCTCTTCGGTGCCTTGCATGACCTGACCAGAACCTGGTTTATCCCACTTTTGCTGCTATTTATTGTAGCGGTATTTAAAATTGTAACCGGTATTATAGCGGGAAAACCGGTAAATGTGCAGCAGACAGGCTAACTTCTTCAAAAATATAATTAATCTTCACGCTCTTTTTCCGTGCGCAGCTTAAAACTTCGCCTGTGGTATTTGGTGATTCCATACTCTTTCAGACCTTGGAAATGTTTTTGGGTAGGATATCCGACATTGGTATCCCAACCGTAATCCGGATAATCTTCATGCAAATTCATCATCCACTCGTCACGGTAAACTTTAG
Encoded here:
- a CDS encoding CynX/NimT family MFS transporter; translation: MPAKQQHNQNRALLIVGIILIAINLRPALAGVGPLISAIRDTTGLSNTMLGLLTTLPLLAFGVVSMFTSIFTRRMGIEGTIALALSLLTIGISLRVIPSDLALFGGTLLLGIGIAFGNVLLPSLVKRDFPEKTGLMTSLYSSMLGVGAALAAGVSVPLAKDLNLGWHWSLGVWALLSLAALLIWLPQLNRQTKPKHAKTFLESISDLGQSKLAWNVALFMGLQSLAFYVVLAWLPEILQDRGIDENTAGWLLSLSQGTGVLGTLIVPIWAEKIGDQRKLVWYLVILEMVSIAGLMLPESFLVGLWASLIGFSLGGSFGLALLFIVMRTHDTETATELSGMAQSIGYLLAATGPTLFGALHDLTRTWFIPLLLLFIVAVFKIVTGIIAGKPVNVQQTG